Proteins from one Ricinus communis isolate WT05 ecotype wild-type chromosome 9, ASM1957865v1, whole genome shotgun sequence genomic window:
- the LOC8260723 gene encoding GEM-like protein 4, with amino-acid sequence MKNTHQNQVIGIPISSELYLPDPSTQYHLPSSLNCSSTLTQCKLDSVFKMMNKLGRKADNIAQGIREHVRLGSNISQTVKGKFSLGAKILQVGGVEKIFKQLFRVGEDEKLLKVSQCYLSTTAGPIAGLLFISTCKVGFCSERSVKFSSPNGKSVRIHYKVVIPLAKVKRIGKSENMKNPSQKYMEIVTVDEFDFWFMGFLNYQKTFKYLQHAISQNVDD; translated from the exons ATGAAGAACACACATCAGAATCAAGTTATTGGAATTCCAATCAGTTCAGAATTATATTTACCTGACCCTTCTACCCAATACCATCTTCCGTCTTCTTTGAATTGTTCTTCCACATTGACGCAAT GTAAATTAGATTCAGTTTTCAAGATGATGAACAAATTAGGAAGGAAAGCTGACAATATTGCACAAGGGATTAGAGAGCATG TCAGGCTAGGATCCAATATCAGTCAAACTGTAAAAGGGAAGTTTAGTTTGGGGGCTAAAATTCTTCAAGTTGGTGGTGTGGAGAAAATTTTCAAGCAGTTGTTTAGAGTTGGAGAAGATGAGAAATTGTTAAAGGTTTCTCAATGCTACTTGTCAACAACAGCAGGTCCCATTGCAGGCCTCTTGTTTATCTCCACTTGCAAGGTCGGCTTTTGCAGTGAGAGATCAGTCAAATTCTCTTCTCCGAATGGGAAATCAGTTCGTATCCATTACAAGGTAGTGATCCCACTTGcaaaagttaaaagaattgGAAAGAGTGAGAATATGAAGAATCCATCCCAAAAGTACATGGAAATAGTAACTGTTGATGAGTTTGATTTCTGGTTTATGGGTTTCCTGAATTATCAGAAAACTTTCAAATATCTTCAGCATGCAATCTCTCAGAACGTAGATGATTAA